The following proteins are co-located in the Microplitis demolitor isolate Queensland-Clemson2020A chromosome 5, iyMicDemo2.1a, whole genome shotgun sequence genome:
- the LOC103577383 gene encoding uncharacterized protein LOC103577383, whose protein sequence is MASNQKSVEEAVMLPLLKTSCSDEEAIAAVKRGRKLESKNKPRVNSAPQPRDTIASCTTEPDVSESIKDDVLEENQPGPSLAPQAPADPEVEIGSEPGLEPEETDEEEEEAVRLMNEKYLLNDLEQSSSDQGDENFPKAINRQNTREDLRKSFEHFDKALEKRAVNVSDEEADCTVRPDDYYNPLPVVSPQQAKEVRGYLERGYLLDEHDESEDSDESDEEEEEK, encoded by the exons ATGGCTTCAAACCAAAAATCGGTCGAGGAAGCAGTAATGCTACCACTCTTGAAAACTTCTTGTTCTGATGAAGAAGCCATAGCAGCTGTAAAGCGAGGAAGAAAACtcgaaagtaaaaataaacctCGGGTCAACAGCGCTCCACAACCTCGTGACACGATTGCATCCTG TACGACCGAACCTGACGTCTCAGAAAGTATCAAAGATGACGTTCTTGAAGAAAATCAACCAGGACCATCCTTAGCACCTCAGGCTCCAGCCGACCCTGAAGTGGAGATTGGGTCAGAGCCCGGGCTAGAACCAGAAGAAACAGATGAGGAGGAAGAGGAAGCAGTACGACTCATGAACGAAAAATATTTGCTAAACGATCTGGAACAAAGCTCCAGCGACCAGGGGGATGAAAATTTTCCTAAAGCAATAAATCGACAAAATACGCGAGAAGATTTGAGAAAATCATTTGAACATTTCGATAAAGCCCTAGAAAAACGAGCAGTTAATGTTTCAGACGAAGAAGCAGATTGTACTGTTCGTCCAGACGATTATTACAATCCACTGCCTGTAGTCAGTCCTCAACAAGCCAAGGAAGTCAGAGGATATCTTGAAAGGGGCTACCTATTAGATGAACACGACGAATCTGAAGACTCGGATGAGTCCGAcgaagaggaagaagaaaaataa